The DNA region AAAATACTCACGTAGGTTCAAAAATGGACATGaacttaattatctttaaattcaaattaattagggatttatttgtctttcttctttaaataatattttttaattattttttattcattatattaatattatttttttaataaattattgaatatatagtataataagtacaaactaattaatacattatttaaatttaaaaatatcatttattatgaaactatataaataattctcaaatataatttttaaatatataaataataaatattaaaacacggttaatacattaataataataactctatgatatactattaataatttaatattatgatctagttaattttcacaataaaataaaaactaataaacacattatttgatatatagtaaaaaaattttgagtaataacaaatttaattttttctcattttaaaataaattaataattctatttgatatctttAATCTTTGCACTAAAATACATTATGAATATGCTactaatactaaatgaaatatatataaaacttatttgggttggtcgagtggtcagcttactcgtccgcttaagaaagtgtcgggagttcgaatCCCACCTTGTGCATGCAACAACCCATTTGGGGATACCGTGGGCAACTAAAATATCAATAACTTACTCATAgtgtattttagtgcaaaaatatcaaataaaattattaatttaatttaaagagataaaaaaaattaaatttgttatttctcaaaatttttttactatatatcaaaaaaggtgttcattagtttttattttattgtgaaaattatctagatcataatactaatagtatatcataagattattattattgatgtATTAAccgaattttaatatttattatttgtatatatataaaatttatatttaagaattatttatttagttttataataaaatatatttttaaatttgaataatttattaattagtttgtacttattatactatatatttaattattttcattaaaaaaaatattaatataatgaataaaaaatttaaaaaggatattatttaaagaataaggataaataaatttctaatcaatttaaatttaaaactttttcattGAACTTGACATGTCagcattttttatttagaattaacagaaaaatACTCACAGAAACTATTTTAtatcatgaaaataaaaaataaaaatcaaagtgaATCGTTTTCATTTTAAAgagtaatattatcattataaaaAATAGACAACAACTGAATTAGTAGTTTACTCTTAAAAAGTTAGAGTATTAAAACCGCATTAGAACACTACTTTcatgttttaatatattataaatagactAGAGGTCATGGAAAAATACTAACATGCGAAGCTTCAATGATATTTCTCGGAAGCTGCCTGGTAAAGTTGAGTTGACTTGATTCCGCCACTTTCTTCTTCTGGTTTCTGTTTTGTCAGTAACAATGGACCTAAACCTGCACCTGGAATCTAGATCTCGACCAAGCCTCACTCCTTGAATAGTAGTGACTACGTCAACGTGGCAAACTCATTCTGTAAGTCCTCCATATGCAATCATAAATTTAACCCATCCCTGCCACGGGTTTTAGCTTTATTCATTCTAAACAAGGTGTATTCCCCTCTGAATCGAATAGCTACTTATCATTTTTCTTGCTAAAACGTATTTGTCAGGTAAatatgaaaaaatttgaaaaactttcAAGAGTGCTGATACATTAGTAGTTCAgtaatttttaatcattaattttaattataaaaattatatatatatattatatataagggATACTCTAGTGTATAGATTGAAGTAGTATAAAGaaataatttaaattctttttatagatgttttttattattttattattattcaaaatgtGGATCCTACATTTATCTATCTCGTTTTCATtctattaaagaaaaaatatgtacacttacatctttaccatataattcacctacatataattaaaatcaaccgTCAAAATTTACTGacttaaaagttttcaaaaaatttaacctTAACTGCTCACTTTGATTGAATCACACTGTGAGTGCACAACAATTCATATCAAGGGTCTGTTTTGAGTTTGAAGGGCAAATAGGCTTcttttaactttttctttttgtggCAATAAGAATCATACTCTAAGCGGTTAGGCAATGCTCGTGAACCGTTATATATTTAATAAGCAATgctagggccagcaacttttgtgattgttagccatcaattagtcatcaataatgatttgatggtgtgctTAACATATGTTTTTGTACCATCTGATCCAGGCATTTAATCATCATGGCTGGTTTCGGAAACATTGCTTCCAATCTCGGAGATTTGGCAACAGAGGTAGCAAAGCAGGTTGGAGGAGAAGCCCTAGCAAGCAGGTTGGTATCTGTAAGAAATTCGGGAGAGAACTTTGAACTTCTGAAGCAAGAACTGCAAGGACTACTTGCATTGAAAGAAGATAAAGAGAAGGAAGTTCAGGGAAACAGACACAAAGATACCTCAAGTGCTTATCGCTTATGGTCTGCAAAGGTGTTTGAGGTAGCTGCTGAAACTCGTCATTTGATTGCCAAATATGAAACTTCAACTTGGTCTTGGAAGCACCCAACTCTATCCCCAGAGATTGAGAAAAGACTTAAAGACGTTCAACAACTCGTAGAGAAGGGAAATTCTGTGGATTGTATAGTTGAGAAACCACCGGATCGCATCTTAAAAGTATTTGATGCTCCTGAAATCATGGGGTATAAGACTCTCCAAAGTGCACTCGAAAATATTGTAGATCTGCTTAAAAGCAGCAAAATACAAACCATTGGAGTGGCTGGAATGAAGGGCGTGGGGAAGACAGCACTGATGCAGAACCTAAATAACCATGATGTTGTTGCAGAGATCTTTGATATAGTCATCTTTATTAGACTCTCAGCTGATCACACAGATCACGAGCTTCAATGTAAAATAGCAAAGCGATTGAGGGTGGATACTGAAGTCATCAACGATCCCGAGGAAGTTGCGAGAATAATACATGAGGAGCTGCAAACTAAGAAGTATTTGCTGATTTTGGATGGGACAGCGGATGAGATCAACTTGAGTCAGCTGGGTATACCATGTAATGACAATCACAGTAAGGTGATAATAACTGCTCAACATCGCCAAGTTTGTACCTTGAATGGAGCAGAAAGGATGATTGAGGTAGGCCTGTTATCTCGGGATGAGGCATGGAAGATGTTCTGTAACACTGTAGGTCCTGTGATTGATCTCCCGGACATTCCAGAGATAGCTCGGCGTGTATGTGACAAGTGCTCTTGTCTTCCCCTTCTGATACAAAAGATAGCACGCTCTTTCAGATTGAAAAAGAGTGCTTCCAGCTGGAGGGTAGGACTGGAAGATCTTGAAGAACGATGGCCGGATTATGAGAATGAAGGCGTGAGTGAGTTGTACTCATTCTTGACGTTCTGTTATGATGAATTGAAAGATGAAAACAAACAGAAATGCTTTCTGTATGCTTCATTGTACCCTGCCAATTGCAAGGTTTATACTGACTATTTGGTGGAGTGTTGGGCTGCTCAGAACTTCCTTGGTGATGTTAACAACACAAGGAAATACCAAAAGGCACGCGATCGTGGTCAGGCAATATTGGAACATCTTACTGATGTCTCTCTTCTGGATAGAGGAAAACAGATGATATATGTTTCCATGAATGATTGTATGCAACAACTTgctttgcatatatcatctaagCACCCTGAATGTAGTTCTTATGTCCAAACAAGAGAGAAACTTGGTGATGCCCAAGAATCATTATCATGGGAGAAGGCTAGATGGGTATCAATGATAGACACTAATCTGAAAAATTTGCCAACAAACCAAGATTGTAGCATGCTTTTGATGCTATTGCTGCAAAAGAATCCAGACTTGTCTACGATCCCACAACTGTTTTTCAAGAAACACATGAGAAGTCTTCTTGTGTTGGACTTGTATGGCACTGGAATTAGGTGGTTACCATCATCGATGTCAAAGTTGACAGGTCTTAAAGGGCTCTATCTTAATCACTGTAAGCATCTAAGGGAGTTACATCCTGCTATTCGAACACTTGAGCTTCTTGAGTTCCTCGACATTCGGGGTACCCAGATAAGCTTCATCCCATCTCTTATTGGGTACTTGATCAATTTAAGATGCCTGCGAGTCCCATACATCAGAAGTGGTGATCAAAATATGGATCAAACAAGTGATCTTGATCCTTGTGCAATTTTAAGGCTCACAAGATTAGAAGAATTGGTCATCGAAGTAGTTTCCTTTGAGGACTGGTGCAGTAATGCAGAAAATGTGATGGCGATGTTGACTTCTTTGGAACATCTAACCAACCTTCAGTGCAGCTTTCCCTCTTCCAACATTCTTGACAGGTTTCTAAGAAGGAGATCTGGAAGGCAATTTACTTCGTTCCAATTCTTTGTCGGATGTCCAAACTCAAAACGGCCACAAATTCTAGAGTCTTTTGAGTATAGGATTTCCAAATACATAAGGTATGACAATAGCAAGCATGAGAATACTTTTTCAATAAGTGAGATACTTCCTCAAACCCATGCAGTTGAATTGGTACActtcaaggaaattaaagaaatatcAGACCTTGGAAAAGAAAACTTGGAGCAAATTCGCGGTCTTTCACTCGAGGAATGCAATGAAATTCATACCCTTATAGGAGGTAATGCGAATGGTTCTAGAGATGAAATCGGCCTGCCAAATCTAGAGCAATTGCTGTTAAACAAATTGCTTGAACTGAATTGTGTGTTTCGAGGTCCTCTGAATCCTGGATCCCTTTCCAAATTAAAGGTTTTGACATTGAAGAATTGCCCGTTTTTAATAACCATTTTTTGCAATGGGGCTATTCAATATCTCTCAGAGCTTCAGAAACTGGAAATTCACAGCTGCTTTAGATTAGAAGAACTTATTCCAATCATAGAGGTCGGTGAGGATGTTCTTCCAAAACTGGAGGTGCTGCTGCTAGCTAACTTGCCAAGACTCAGATTTGTAACCCCAGGCATGACATTGAGATGGTCCTCTCTAGAGCGAGTAAATATATACAGGTGCCCTTTGTTGAAATCTTTACCATTTTGCAAGGACAAGGAAACAAACCTAAGATCCATTAGGGGTGAACAAGGATGGTGGAATGAGTTGAAGTGGAAACACAAAGCTCAATACCAAGACATATTTCTACCCTCGAATGAGCTTACATTTTAGCCATATTTCTTCATGGTTCGGATTAATGTTTTATGAAGAAATAAAAAAGCAAGTTGTGCTTGTGCCTGTTGTATTTTCCTAGTATGTTCGGTCTTAAAAACATTGTAAGTTGTAGCATCTTTTCATGGATAAAGTTTGATTTGTGTGTAAGTTAGAAGAGTCTTTCCTTCTAATAATAtcttctttgaaaaaaaaaaacaaatgcagATCATGCAAGATTTTTTAGTGCATGTGGAGTAGAGTAGTTAGCTTTCGTCAGAAAAATCATTTTAAGCAAATGTATCGGTTGAAAACTCCGATCACACTTCATGATGTTCAAATTGATGGGAGATATCATAATCGGTTTGTTTGGATAGTGTTTGTTTAATGAATACCTTGTGCGCAGTTCCTAGTTAGATTTTAACATCTAGACATCTAGCTTTATAGAATATAGCATATTAAGACAAAACAtttttgaataatatataatataatttaattttggcATGCCACCAATATACAAATGTTATTCCTATATATCAAATTACATATTACTATGTCAGTTTATAATAACATGAGCCATCCATCAAAGTATCAAACCTTATCTTCATCatacagaaataaaaattaacttcAACGGTTCCATTTCACATCAAACTGAGGCTTAGTTCATCTACAACCTTGATGAGGCCAAACTCAATAAAAAAGAGAAATCttttataattcttttaaatATATACTATTCATTTACTTTGTGGAAAATTATTATAGCCCTTAAAATAGTTCGTCAAATATAAAAGCCAAAAATACTATCCCTTTATACTTTTTCTTGCACTAAATACAGATACAAGATCTGCTTcttaaattcaacaatttcatACTcaccaagagaaaagagagaaaagatgGAAGCCCTTCTGTCACAATTCACCTTGTTCTCAGACCATGCTCTGCAAGACAAGAGCTTTGATCCATCCACAATTGAGGACCTCATGAAGCTGTTTGAGATCGAGTCATACAAGGCATGGGCAGCTGCAGAACTTGAGCAACAGAAAGAGGTTGAAGAGGCTGAGGTTTCCATGCAGGAAGTTGAGGACTATCTTGATTCTGTCATGGAAAGTGCCATGGACGAGTTCCGGCGCTTCGAAGAGGAGCTTGAGAGCATGTCAAAGGCTGAAATGGAGAGCCTAGTTAACACTGCTGAGAGTGCAAGAAAGATGGGAAATTTGATGGAGAAAGCTGCCTCCATTGCTTCCAAGAAGTATATTGAGGCTGCACTCAATTCAGCCACTGCTTCCATGAAATTTGCTTGGAAGGGACTCTCTTCGGGCACGGTTCATCCTTCTTAAAACATAACAGTAGGAGTAACACCCCTCTTATTGAAATGTACTCAAGTAAATCTTGCAATAAGAATATAAGATACTTCTCCTTTAGCCTGATTTTATTATGTTCACTTATATATTGCTGATATAGAAATTGGATCAGAATTGTTGTCCCAAAATTGATATGCTGAGAATTCATGATTCAGCCACCAGTGGAAATT from Arachis hypogaea cultivar Tifrunner chromosome 10, arahy.Tifrunner.gnm2.J5K5, whole genome shotgun sequence includes:
- the LOC112714959 gene encoding disease resistance protein At4g27190, which translates into the protein MAGFGNIASNLGDLATEVAKQVGGEALASRLVSVRNSGENFELLKQELQGLLALKEDKEKEVQGNRHKDTSSAYRLWSAKVFEVAAETRHLIAKYETSTWSWKHPTLSPEIEKRLKDVQQLVEKGNSVDCIVEKPPDRILKVFDAPEIMGYKTLQSALENIVDLLKSSKIQTIGVAGMKGVGKTALMQNLNNHDVVAEIFDIVIFIRLSADHTDHELQCKIAKRLRVDTEVINDPEEVARIIHEELQTKKYLLILDGTADEINLSQLGIPCNDNHSKVIITAQHRQVCTLNGAERMIEVGLLSRDEAWKMFCNTVGPVIDLPDIPEIARRVCDKCSCLPLLIQKIARSFRLKKSASSWRVGLEDLEERWPDYENEGVSELYSFLTFCYDELKDENKQKCFLYASLYPANCKVYTDYLVECWAAQNFLGDVNNTRKYQKARDRGQAILEHLTDVSLLDRGKQMIYVSMNDCMQQLALHISSKHPECSSYVQTREKLGDAQESLSWEKARWVSMIDTNLKNLPTNQDCSMLLMLLLQKNPDLSTIPQLFFKKHMRSLLVLDLYGTGIRWLPSSMSKLTGLKGLYLNHCKHLRELHPAIRTLELLEFLDIRGTQISFIPSLIGYLINLRCLRVPYIRSGDQNMDQTSDLDPCAILRLTRLEELVIEVVSFEDWCSNAENVMAMLTSLEHLTNLQCSFPSSNILDRFLRRRSGRQFTSFQFFVGCPNSKRPQILESFEYRISKYIRYDNSKHENTFSISEILPQTHAVELVHFKEIKEISDLGKENLEQIRGLSLEECNEIHTLIGGNANGSRDEIGLPNLEQLLLNKLLELNCVFRGPLNPGSLSKLKVLTLKNCPFLITIFCNGAIQYLSELQKLEIHSCFRLEELIPIIEVGEDVLPKLEVLLLANLPRLRFVTPGMTLRWSSLERVNIYRCPLLKSLPFCKDKETNLRSIRGEQGWWNELKWKHKAQYQDIFLPSNELTF
- the LOC112714964 gene encoding uncharacterized protein, translating into MEALLSQFTLFSDHALQDKSFDPSTIEDLMKLFEIESYKAWAAAELEQQKEVEEAEVSMQEVEDYLDSVMESAMDEFRRFEEELESMSKAEMESLVNTAESARKMGNLMEKAASIASKKYIEAALNSATASMKFAWKGLSSGTVHPS